The genomic stretch ATACTTTGGCACGCTTTCTTGCCCTTCGAGCTTTTAATAATTCATCAATAGGTGTAACCCTGCCTTCTCGGACATCCTTTAAGCCTTCTTCAATTTTTTTTCTTATAGAGGGACTGTGCTGAATCATGTAATCTTCAATTACATCTTCTGTCAGAGGATAGATTACAGCAGCAGGTTTGCCACGCTTTGTGATTATAACATCCTCTCCTTTTTCCACACGGCTGATAATGCCTGATGCATCCTTTTGAAGCTCTTTTATGTTTGCATATTTCATAT from Nitrospirota bacterium encodes the following:
- a CDS encoding type II toxin-antitoxin system prevent-host-death family antitoxin, whose protein sequence is MKYANIKELQKDASGIISRVEKGEDVIITKRGKPAAVIYPLTEDVIEDYMIQHSPSIRKKIEEGLKDVREGRVTPIDELLKARRARKRAKV